A window of Equus caballus isolate H_3958 breed thoroughbred chromosome 10, TB-T2T, whole genome shotgun sequence contains these coding sequences:
- the AMD1 gene encoding S-adenosylmethionine decarboxylase proenzyme translates to MEAAHFFEGTEKLLEVWFSRQQPDANQGSGDLRTIPRSEWDILLKDVQCSIISVTKTDKQEAYVLSESSMFVSKRRFILKTCGTTLLLKALVPLLKLARDYSGFDSIQSFFYSRKNFMKPSHQGYPHRNFQEEIEFLNAIFPNGAAYCMGRMNSDCWYLYTLDFPESRVISQPDQTLEILMSELDPAVMDQFYMKDGVTAKDVTRESGIRDLIPGSVIDATMFNPCGYSMNGMKSDGTYWTIHITPEPEFSYVSFETNLSQTSYDDLIRKVVEVFKPGKFVTTLFVNQSSKCRTVLSSPQKIEGFKRLDCQSAMFNDYNFVFTSFAKKQQQQQS, encoded by the exons ATGGAAGCTGCACATTTTTTCGAAGGGACCGAAAAGCTGCTGGAGGTTTGGTTCTCCAGGCAGCAGCCCGACGCAAACCAAGGATCTGGGGATCTCCGCACCATCCCGAG ATCCGAGTGGGACATACTTTTGAAGGATGTGCAATGTTCAATCATAAGTGTGACAAAAACTGACAAGCAGGAAGCTTATGTACTCAG TGAGAGTAGCATGTTTGTCTCCAAGAGACGTTTCATTTTGAAGACATGTGGTACCACCCTCTTGCTGAAAGCACTGGTTCCCCTGTTGAAACTTGCTCGGGATTACAGTGGGTTTGACTCCATTCAA AGCTTCTTTTATTCTCGTAAGAATTTCATGAAGCCTTCTCACCAAGGGTACCCACACCGGAATTTCCAGGAAGAAATAGAGTTTCTCAATGCAATTTTCCCAA ATGGAGCAGCATATTGTATGGGACGTATGAATTCTGACTGTTG gTACTTGTATACTTTGGATTTCCCAGAGAGTCGGGTAATCAGCCAGCCAGATCAAACCCTGGAAATTCTGATGAGTGAGCTTGACCCAGCAGTTATGGACCAGTTCTACATGAAAGATGGTGTTACTGCAAAGGATGTCACTCGT GAGAGTGGAATTCGTGACCTGATACCAGGTTCTGTCATTGATGCCACAATGTTCAATCCTTGTGGGTATTCAATGAATGGAATGAAATCGGAT GGAACTTATTGGACTATTCACATTACTCCAGAACCAGAATTTTCTTATGTTAGCTTTGAAACAAACTTAAGTCAGACCTCCTATGATGACCTGATCAGGAAAGTTGTGGAAGTCTTCAAGCCAGGAAAATTTGTGACCACCCTGTTTGTAAATCAg AGTTCTAAATGTCGCACAGTGCTTTCTTCGCCCCAGAAGATTGAAGGTTTTAAACGTCTTGATTGCCAGAGTGCTATGTTCAATGattacaattttgtttttacCAGTTTTGCTAAGAAGCAGCAACAACAGCAGAGTtga